A genomic window from Cryobacterium sp. SO2 includes:
- a CDS encoding deoxyribodipyrimidine photo-lyase, producing the protein MTPARPDGPSLVWLRDDLRLGDNPALTAAVERGRPIALVYLLDEVSPGIRPLGGAARWWLHQSLVSLATDAAAIGGRLVLRRGAAEAVIGELVEELGAGAVFWNRRYGAAEREVDTHIKTSLTEAGVVAHSLAGTLLFEPWTIRTGGGTPYTVFTPFWRACTAGPPPRAPYPAPVELTDASATLAGDDLASWALEPRHPDWADGLREAWTPGEAAAQELLATFLSESLPQYGTERDLPAQQATSRLSPYLRWGEISPHQIWHATDIARRGLTGAAATSATRFLTEVGWREFAYHVLFHAPDLATANLRPGFDAFPWPPLDADALRAWQQGRTGFRLVDAGMRELWRTGSMHNRVRMVTASFLIKNLLIDWREGERWFWDTLVDADAASNPFGWQWVAGSGADAAPYFRVFNPDLQAAKFDPANEYVRQNVPEWGTAAYPAPIVDLGETRRAALAAYEQVKAARPT; encoded by the coding sequence CGGCTGGGCGACAACCCTGCCCTCACGGCCGCCGTCGAGCGCGGCCGGCCGATCGCGCTGGTCTACCTTCTCGACGAGGTCTCCCCCGGCATCCGCCCGCTCGGCGGTGCCGCGCGCTGGTGGCTGCACCAGAGCCTGGTCTCGCTCGCCACCGATGCCGCGGCGATCGGCGGCCGTCTGGTGTTGCGCCGCGGCGCGGCCGAAGCAGTGATCGGCGAACTTGTCGAGGAGCTCGGCGCCGGCGCCGTCTTCTGGAACCGCCGCTACGGCGCCGCCGAACGCGAGGTGGACACCCACATCAAGACGAGCCTCACCGAGGCCGGCGTCGTGGCGCACAGCTTGGCCGGTACGCTGCTCTTCGAACCGTGGACCATCCGCACCGGCGGCGGCACGCCGTACACGGTCTTCACCCCGTTCTGGCGGGCCTGCACGGCCGGGCCGCCGCCGCGGGCGCCCTACCCGGCGCCGGTGGAACTCACCGACGCCTCAGCGACCCTGGCCGGTGACGACCTCGCATCCTGGGCGTTGGAACCGCGCCACCCGGACTGGGCCGATGGCCTCCGGGAAGCGTGGACTCCCGGCGAGGCCGCCGCCCAGGAACTGCTCGCCACCTTCCTCTCCGAGTCCCTGCCGCAGTACGGCACCGAACGCGACCTGCCCGCGCAGCAGGCCACCTCCAGGCTCTCGCCGTACCTGCGCTGGGGCGAGATCAGCCCGCACCAGATCTGGCACGCCACCGACATCGCCCGCCGCGGCCTCACCGGCGCCGCCGCCACCAGCGCCACCCGCTTCCTCACCGAGGTCGGCTGGCGGGAGTTCGCCTACCACGTGCTCTTCCACGCACCCGATCTGGCCACGGCCAACCTGCGCCCCGGCTTCGACGCCTTCCCCTGGCCGCCGCTCGACGCCGATGCGCTGCGCGCCTGGCAGCAGGGTCGTACGGGCTTCCGCCTGGTGGATGCGGGCATGCGCGAGCTCTGGCGAACCGGCAGCATGCACAACCGGGTGCGCATGGTCACGGCGTCATTCCTGATCAAGAACCTGCTCATCGACTGGCGCGAGGGCGAGCGCTGGTTCTGGGACACCCTAGTCGACGCCGACGCCGCGAGCAACCCGTTCGGCTGGCAATGGGTGGCCGGTTCGGGGGCGGATGCCGCGCCATACTTCCGGGTATTCAACCCCGACCTGCAGGCGGCCAAGTTCGATCCCGCCAACGAGTACGTGCGGCAGAACGTGCCCGAGTGGGGCACGGCTGCCTACCCGGCGCCGATCGTGGACCTCGGCGAGACCCGCCGCGCCGCCCTCGCCGCCTACGAGCAGGTCAAGGCCGCGCGCCCCACCTGA
- a CDS encoding GNAT family N-acetyltransferase has protein sequence MIDSPPVAPGPQVRVRTARPDEAAALAELAAATFPLACPPHTSAEAIADFIRTVLAPANFESYLADPDRLLLVADDGTGTLTGYTMLVFGEPHDADAAGAIRIRPTVELSKCYVRAEAHGTGTAAALMTATLAAARGRGAAGSWLGVNEENDRALRFYGKHGYERVGTKHFLVGARYEDDYVLERAL, from the coding sequence ATGATCGATTCCCCGCCTGTCGCGCCGGGCCCGCAGGTGCGGGTCCGCACGGCTCGACCCGACGAGGCCGCCGCGCTCGCCGAGTTGGCCGCCGCCACCTTCCCCCTGGCCTGCCCGCCGCACACTAGCGCAGAGGCGATCGCCGATTTCATCCGCACCGTGCTCGCCCCGGCGAACTTCGAGTCCTACCTGGCGGACCCCGATCGGCTCCTGCTCGTGGCCGACGACGGCACCGGCACCCTCACCGGCTACACGATGCTGGTCTTCGGCGAACCGCACGACGCGGATGCCGCCGGCGCGATCCGCATCCGCCCCACCGTCGAATTGAGCAAATGCTACGTGCGGGCAGAGGCGCACGGCACCGGAACCGCGGCGGCGCTGATGACGGCCACGCTGGCTGCCGCCCGCGGCCGTGGCGCCGCCGGGTCGTGGCTCGGCGTGAACGAGGAGAATGACCGTGCTCTGCGGTTCTACGGCAAGCACGGCTATGAGCGCGTCGGAACCAAGCATTTCCTGGTCGGTGCCCGCTACGAGGACGACTACGTCCTGGAGCGCGCCCTCTAA